In Misgurnus anguillicaudatus unplaced genomic scaffold, ASM2758022v2 HiC_scaffold_31, whole genome shotgun sequence, a single window of DNA contains:
- the LOC129453364 gene encoding uncharacterized protein has protein sequence MSDCLLGLLFSFSLLLAGVFGADDVTVSVMMGESVTLPIKPGEINERLQWKYKNSIIASFNVRNKDIPAVYPNERFTNRLNVDPQTGSLTVKNIGTEDTGEYQLEIKTSNTPDYKLFRTFSVTVNDQEITVSAMKGDNLSLPTDVKIKPDKVKWKINDTDLTDKGFDNIDVNLQTGQLYIRNIRPEQSGKYDVQINSRDLILHRIFRVNVNANEGMPVSKMEGETLTLSPDTKTQEDDVIKWMFEETLIAKMDRRIHPQPDPVLDKRFSGRLHMDSRGYLYISHIKTNESGIYDVNITNSNHIVQKRFRVTVTGSSSRSHQVMIGPGLFVLVIMSVIVLV, from the exons gtgtgtttggtgctgATGATGTTACGGTGTCAGTGATGATGGGAGAATCTGTTACTCTACCCATTAAACCTGGTGAAATAAATGAAAGGCTGCAGTGGAAGTATAAAAACAGTATTATTGCATCTTTTAATGTACGAAATAAAGATATCCCAGCAGTCTACCCTAATGAGAGATTCACAAACAGACTGAATGTGGACCCTCAAACTGGATCTCTCACCGTCAAAAACATCGGAACTGAAGACACTGGAGAATATCAGCTGGAGATCAAAACCAGCAATACGCCAGACTACAAGCTATTCAGGACATTCAGTGTTACTGTTAATG ATCAAGAGATCACGGTGTCTGCGATGAAGGGAGATAATTTGTCTCTACCAACTGATGTTAAAATAAAGCCAGATAAAGTGAAGTGGAAGATTAATGACACTGATTTAACTGACAAGGGATTCGACAACATTGACGTGAATCTTCAGACCGGACAGCTATACATCAGAAACATCAGACCCGAGCAATCTGGAAAGTATGACGTGCAAATCAACAGCAGAGATTTAATTTTACACAGAATATTCCGCGTTAACGTCAATG CAAATGAAGGAATGCCAGTATCAAAGATGGAGGGAGAAACTCTTACTCTAAGCCCTGAtacaaaaacacaggaagatGATGTGATAAAGTGGATGTTTGAAGAGACTCTCATAGCTAAAATGGACAGAAGAATCCATCCTCAGCCAGATCCTGTCCTTGATAAGAGATTCAGTGGCAGACTGCATATGGATTCACGTGGTTATCTCTACATTTCACACATCAAAACTAATGAGTCTGGAATTTATGATGTAAACATCACTAACAGCAATCACATCGTTCAGAAGAGATTCAGAGTTACTGTCACTG GATCCAGTTCAAGGTCCCACCAGGTGATGATTGGTCCTGGATTATTTGTACTAGTGATCATGTCGGTGATAGTCCTGGTTTAG